Proteins encoded within one genomic window of Panicum virgatum strain AP13 chromosome 1N, P.virgatum_v5, whole genome shotgun sequence:
- the LOC120656616 gene encoding auxin-responsive protein SAUR36-like, with protein MPTRRRGGFRLGRKLLSVWRWALCHRRRRRGRGYLRLRPCRGGGGGSDGGRSPLLAAPAACATKKHQQQFVAGARDDEYASSPRVLTWGRSLARRMRLLRRRGGGAERLLEDAAEATTPKGQVAVYVGGAEPGGESMRYVVPVVYFNHPLFGELLREAEEEFGFEHPGGITIPCAASRFERAAAAAAGGGGKKVPC; from the coding sequence ATGCCGACGAGGCGGCGCGGTGGGTTCCGGCTCGGCCGGAAGCTGCTGAGCGTCTGGCGCTGGGCGCtctgccaccgccggcgccggcgcggccgcgggtaCCTCCGCCTGCGGCCGTGccggggaggaggcgggggcagcgacggcggcaggTCGCCCCTGctggcggcgcccgcggcgtgCGCCACCAAGAAGCACCAGCAGCAGTTCGTGGCGGGGGCGCGCGACGACGAGtacgcctcctcgccgcgggtGCTGACGTGGGGGCGGTCGCTGGCGCGGCGGATGAGGCTcctgcgccggcgcggcggcggggcggagcggctgctggaggacgcggcggaggccacCACGCCCAAGGGGCAGGTGGCGGTGTACGTGGGCGGCGCCGAGCCCGGCGGGGAGTCGATGCGGTACGTGGTCCCCGTGGTGTACTTCAACCACCCGCTGTTCGGGGAGCTGCTGCGCGAGGCCGAGGAGGAGTTCGGCTTCGAGCACCCCGGCGGGATCACCATCCCGTGCGCGGCCTCGCGGttcgagcgcgccgccgcggccgccgcgggcggcggcgggaagaaGGTTCCCTGCTGA